From Thiohalobacter sp., the proteins below share one genomic window:
- the rlmN gene encoding 23S rRNA (adenine(2503)-C(2))-methyltransferase RlmN: MSETPRNLLDLDREALAGWFAGQGEKPYRARQVLKWVYHQDVDDFEGMTNLGKALRARLADAFEVRLPEIAMDRESADGSRKWLFRLADGNCIETVYIPDGDRGTLCVSSQVGCALNCTFCSTATQGFNRNLDTAEIVGQVLLARRLLAANSERERVLTNIVMMGMGEPLLNFDNVVRAMNLMRDDLAFGFARKRITLSTSGIVPEIDRLKSVCDVSLAVSLHAPDDALRDELVPVNRKYPIAELLDACRRYVAGEPRRKITFEYVMLDGVNDSDRHARALLRLMQSVPSKVNLIPFNPFPHTRYRRSPQERIDRFREILFRGGITTITRKTRGDDIDAACGQLAGDFQDRTRRRMVHLRKVAEGGKG, from the coding sequence ATGAGCGAGACACCCCGCAACCTGCTCGATCTCGATCGCGAGGCGCTGGCCGGCTGGTTTGCCGGGCAGGGCGAGAAGCCCTATCGCGCCCGGCAGGTGCTCAAGTGGGTCTATCACCAGGATGTGGACGACTTCGAGGGCATGACCAATCTCGGCAAGGCGCTGCGCGCGCGCCTCGCCGATGCCTTCGAGGTGCGGCTGCCGGAGATTGCCATGGACCGGGAATCGGCCGACGGTTCCCGCAAGTGGCTGTTCCGGCTCGCCGACGGCAACTGTATCGAGACCGTCTACATCCCCGACGGCGATCGTGGCACCCTGTGTGTGTCCTCGCAGGTGGGCTGCGCGCTGAACTGCACCTTCTGCTCTACTGCCACCCAGGGGTTCAACCGCAACCTGGATACCGCCGAGATCGTCGGCCAGGTGCTGCTCGCCCGGCGGCTGCTGGCGGCCAACAGCGAGCGCGAGCGGGTGCTCACCAATATCGTGATGATGGGCATGGGCGAGCCCTTGCTCAACTTCGACAACGTGGTGCGGGCCATGAACCTCATGCGCGACGACCTGGCTTTCGGCTTCGCCCGCAAGCGCATCACCCTCAGCACCTCCGGCATCGTGCCCGAGATCGATCGTCTCAAGTCGGTCTGCGACGTCAGTCTCGCGGTGTCGCTGCATGCGCCGGACGATGCCCTGCGCGACGAGCTGGTGCCGGTGAACCGCAAGTACCCGATCGCGGAGCTGCTGGATGCCTGCCGGCGTTACGTGGCCGGCGAGCCACGGCGCAAGATCACCTTCGAATACGTGATGCTGGACGGCGTCAACGACAGCGATCGCCATGCCCGGGCGCTGCTGCGGCTGATGCAGTCGGTACCCTCCAAGGTGAACCTGATCCCCTTCAACCCGTTCCCGCACACGCGCTACCGCCGCAGCCCGCAGGAACGCATCGACCGTTTCCGCGAGATTCTGTTCCGCGGCGGCATCACCACCATCACCCGCAAGACGCGCGGCGACGACATCGATGCCGCCTGCGGCCAGCTGGCCGGTGACTTTCAGGACCGCACCCGGCGTCGTATGGTACATCTGCGGAAGGTTGCCGAAGGGGGCAAGGGATGA
- the pilW gene encoding type IV pilus biogenesis/stability protein PilW, with product MRRILALLVLAALVAGCAGNSTPRRGPDGRSPAEVNVELGVRYMQAGMKAVALEKLKKAIDQDPRLPSAHNAIAVLYQNLGEDELAEEHFRRALRLDPKYSQAHNNFGIFLCKKDRWSEAEQHFVAAGSDPLYERPELPYTNAGVCAAKAGDPVKAEHYLQQALKANPLFPIALREMARLTLEKREYLRTRAYLQRYSEVARHTPETLWIGIQAERALGDRDAVASYSLLLRNNFPESEQAQRLSRPGAND from the coding sequence ATGAGACGCATTCTGGCACTGCTGGTGCTGGCAGCACTGGTCGCCGGCTGCGCCGGCAACAGCACGCCGCGGCGCGGGCCGGACGGCCGCAGTCCCGCCGAGGTGAACGTGGAGCTGGGTGTGCGCTACATGCAGGCCGGCATGAAGGCGGTGGCGCTGGAGAAGCTCAAGAAGGCCATCGATCAGGACCCGCGATTGCCCAGCGCGCACAATGCCATTGCCGTGCTCTACCAGAACCTCGGTGAGGACGAGCTGGCCGAGGAGCACTTCCGCCGCGCCTTGCGGCTCGACCCCAAGTATTCCCAGGCGCACAACAACTTCGGCATCTTCCTGTGCAAAAAGGACCGCTGGTCGGAGGCAGAGCAACACTTCGTCGCCGCCGGCAGCGATCCTCTCTACGAACGCCCCGAGCTGCCCTACACCAATGCCGGCGTGTGCGCGGCCAAGGCCGGTGATCCGGTGAAGGCGGAGCACTACCTGCAGCAGGCGCTGAAGGCCAATCCGCTGTTTCCGATCGCACTGCGGGAGATGGCCCGGCTGACGCTGGAGAAGCGCGAGTACCTGCGGACGCGCGCCTACCTGCAACGCTATTCGGAAGTGGCGCGGCACACGCCAGAGACCTTGTGGATCGGCATCCAGGCCGAGCGCGCGCTGGGCGACAGGGATGCGGTCGCCAGCTATTCCCTGCTGCTGCGCAACAATTTCCCGGAGTCGGAACAGGCGCAGCGGCTGAGCCGGCCCGGCGCCAATGACTGA
- a CDS encoding RodZ domain-containing protein: MTETGSVEPGVSATGETAGARLRAAREAGGLSIADVAARLHLDLKIVEALEAGDDSRLPAAIFVRGYLRSYARLVGVSEAEVLGSAPAVSVAEPRIAPALARPRRRRLPALPWQGLGLMVLVLALGALGYALLPPLIEHLTSDRAAAPEDATPDANTLALPAAPLPVPAAVPASLPEASVEAATGPDRAPEAANALPLDTGPVAVPEAVAEIPAAPEPRPRETRLSLRLDEDAWIDIRDANGRKLAFGLLRAGTRRELRGVPPLRLKIGNADAVHLQVDGRDYDLSPHMRGDVARFRIQGEG; the protein is encoded by the coding sequence ATGACTGAGACCGGCAGCGTCGAGCCCGGGGTGTCCGCGACAGGCGAGACGGCCGGGGCGCGGCTGCGTGCCGCGCGCGAGGCCGGCGGCCTGAGCATTGCCGACGTGGCCGCCCGCCTGCACCTCGACCTGAAGATCGTGGAGGCTCTGGAGGCGGGTGACGACAGTCGCCTGCCGGCGGCCATCTTCGTGCGCGGCTATCTGCGCAGCTATGCCCGGCTGGTGGGCGTGTCCGAGGCCGAGGTGCTGGGTTCCGCGCCGGCGGTGTCCGTGGCCGAGCCCCGGATCGCACCGGCGCTGGCCAGGCCGCGTCGCCGCCGCTTGCCGGCCCTCCCCTGGCAGGGCCTGGGGTTGATGGTGCTTGTGCTGGCACTGGGTGCCCTGGGCTATGCCCTGTTGCCGCCCCTGATCGAACACCTGACGAGTGACCGGGCGGCCGCGCCCGAGGACGCCACGCCGGATGCGAACACGCTGGCGCTGCCGGCGGCGCCCTTGCCGGTGCCGGCAGCGGTGCCCGCGTCCCTGCCCGAGGCGTCTGTCGAGGCCGCAACGGGTCCCGATCGGGCGCCAGAGGCGGCGAATGCGCTGCCGCTGGATACCGGCCCGGTAGCGGTTCCCGAGGCCGTGGCGGAGATCCCTGCGGCGCCGGAACCCCGGCCGCGCGAGACACGCCTCAGCCTGCGTCTGGACGAGGATGCCTGGATCGACATCCGCGATGCCAATGGACGCAAGCTTGCCTTCGGCCTGTTGCGTGCCGGCACCCGGCGGGAACTGCGGGGCGTGCCGCCGCTGCGACTGAAGATCGGCAATGCCGATGCCGTGCACCTGCAGGTGGACGGGCGCGACTACGATCTGAGTCCGCACATGCGCGGCGACGTCGCCCGCTTTCGGATCCAGGGCGAAGGCTGA
- the hisS gene encoding histidine--tRNA ligase codes for MAKGKQTLQAVRGMNDILPEQTPRWQRLENRVRDLLQSYGYREIRMPIVEKTELFKRSIGEVTDIVEKEMYTFEDRNGDSLTLRPEGTAGCVRACIEHGLLHKQTQRLWYMGPMFRHERPQKGRYRQFHQIGVEAFGMPGPDIDAELILMTARMWRALGLADVRLEINSLGSSEARAAYRQVLVDYLKAHYDWLDEDSQRRLESNPLRILDSKNPDMQQLIEDAPKLADHLDDESRRHFEALRGHLDAAGVSYIVNPRLVRGLDYYSRTVFEWVTDRLGAQGTVCAGGRYDGLVEWLGGRPTPAVGFAMGIERLVALLEASETEAVALRPHAYLVLMGDAAIAAGQALAERLRDAVPGLALQVNCGGGSFKSQFKKADRSGAEVALVVGEDELAAGRLAFKPLRGDAGQEHLDEAAAIERLRQLID; via the coding sequence ATGGCAAAGGGAAAACAGACACTCCAGGCCGTTCGCGGCATGAACGACATCCTGCCGGAGCAGACCCCGCGCTGGCAGCGGCTCGAGAACCGGGTACGGGACCTGCTCCAGTCCTACGGCTACCGGGAAATCCGCATGCCCATCGTCGAGAAGACGGAGCTGTTCAAGCGTTCCATCGGCGAGGTCACGGACATCGTCGAGAAGGAGATGTACACCTTCGAGGACCGCAATGGCGACAGCCTGACCCTGCGTCCCGAGGGCACGGCCGGCTGCGTGCGGGCCTGCATCGAGCACGGCCTGCTGCACAAGCAGACCCAGCGGCTTTGGTACATGGGGCCCATGTTCCGCCACGAGCGGCCGCAGAAGGGACGCTATCGCCAGTTTCACCAGATCGGCGTCGAGGCCTTCGGCATGCCCGGGCCGGACATCGACGCCGAACTGATCCTGATGACGGCGCGGATGTGGCGCGCGCTGGGGCTTGCCGACGTGCGGCTGGAGATCAATTCGCTGGGGTCCAGCGAGGCGCGCGCGGCCTACCGGCAGGTGCTGGTCGATTACCTCAAGGCCCATTACGACTGGCTCGACGAGGACAGCCAGCGCCGCCTCGAGAGCAATCCGCTGCGCATTCTGGACAGCAAGAACCCGGACATGCAGCAACTGATCGAGGATGCGCCGAAGCTGGCCGATCATCTCGACGACGAATCGCGCCGGCACTTCGAGGCCCTGCGGGGCCACCTGGATGCGGCGGGCGTTTCCTACATCGTCAACCCGCGGCTGGTCCGGGGGCTGGACTACTACTCGCGTACCGTGTTCGAGTGGGTCACCGATCGTCTCGGTGCCCAGGGCACCGTGTGCGCCGGTGGCCGCTACGACGGCCTGGTCGAATGGCTGGGCGGACGGCCGACGCCGGCGGTCGGCTTCGCCATGGGCATCGAGCGGCTGGTCGCCTTGCTGGAGGCGTCGGAGACGGAAGCGGTGGCATTGCGCCCCCACGCCTACCTGGTGCTGATGGGGGATGCCGCCATCGCCGCCGGCCAGGCGCTGGCCGAGCGGCTGCGCGACGCTGTGCCAGGGCTGGCCTTGCAGGTAAACTGTGGCGGCGGCAGCTTCAAGAGCCAGTTCAAGAAGGCCGATCGCAGCGGTGCCGAAGTGGCGCTGGTGGTCGGCGAGGACGAGCTGGCCGCGGGCCGGCTGGCCTTCAAGCCGCTGCGCGGGGACGCCGGACAGGAACATCTGGACGAGGCCGCGGCCATCGAGCGCCTGCGGCAACTGATCGATTGA
- a CDS encoding YfgM family protein: protein MDVYKTEEEQGEALKKWLRDNGASLLTGLLLGLALLFGGKAWLQYGERKAEQASNLYTQLAMAVAANDEAAATSQYEMIVKDHGDSTYAVLAALQIARLHMSHDNGVAAEATLEWALENAKPAELREVTRERLVRAAIGNGNLDRAAALLAEQPDPAFAAIHAELRGDLSLARGDAAAAHAAYEEALAALPEQAQIRGLLEAKRDDAVRAPDGGAS from the coding sequence GTGGACGTCTACAAGACCGAAGAAGAACAGGGCGAGGCCCTCAAGAAATGGCTGCGCGACAATGGCGCGTCGCTGCTGACCGGCCTGCTGCTGGGTCTGGCGCTGCTGTTCGGCGGCAAGGCCTGGCTGCAGTACGGCGAGCGCAAGGCCGAGCAGGCTTCCAACCTCTACACCCAGCTCGCCATGGCCGTCGCCGCCAACGACGAGGCGGCCGCAACCAGCCAGTACGAAATGATCGTCAAGGACCATGGCGATTCCACCTATGCGGTGCTGGCCGCGCTGCAGATTGCCCGGCTGCACATGAGTCACGACAACGGCGTCGCCGCCGAGGCGACCCTGGAATGGGCGCTGGAGAACGCGAAGCCCGCGGAGCTGCGCGAGGTGACACGCGAGCGCCTGGTGCGCGCCGCCATCGGCAACGGCAATCTCGACCGTGCCGCCGCACTGCTCGCCGAACAGCCGGATCCCGCCTTTGCGGCCATCCATGCCGAACTCAGGGGGGATCTGTCCCTGGCGCGCGGCGATGCGGCAGCGGCTCACGCCGCCTATGAAGAGGCCCTGGCCGCGCTGCCCGAACAGGCGCAGATCCGGGGCCTGCTGGAGGCCAAGCGCGACGACGCCGTGCGGGCCCCGGATGGAGGGGCCTCGTGA
- the bamB gene encoding outer membrane protein assembly factor BamB, whose amino-acid sequence MRRLAGWLLPLLAAGLLNGCSWLRGDEDNVEPPAELKDITPTVKLERLWAADVGDGVDEQFLRLVPAVDGGRVFAADHEGRVAAFEAASGKPVWEVKTGIRITGGVGTGEGLILVGGSEAEVVALDWRDGKEVWRSQASSEVLGVPAAARGLVVVQSVDGNLTALDAATGARRWVFDRSVPVLSLRGTSSPLLIESYAITGLASGKAVAVELARGLPIWETAVAIPRGRSELDRMVDIDAPLALRGSQLYAVTYQGRVAALDGPSGRLLWARDISSAAGLGVDDRQVYVSDDQDQVWAFDRRSGAAVWKLDDFRRRQLTAPAVLGDHVVVGDYEGYLHVITRDDGRIVGRARVDSKGILAPPRVVDDVLYVYGNGGTLAAYALR is encoded by the coding sequence GTGAGGCGGCTGGCCGGCTGGTTGTTGCCGCTGCTCGCGGCGGGGCTTTTGAATGGTTGCAGTTGGCTGCGCGGTGACGAGGACAATGTCGAGCCACCTGCCGAGCTGAAGGACATCACCCCGACCGTCAAGCTGGAACGGCTGTGGGCGGCGGATGTCGGCGACGGCGTCGACGAGCAGTTCCTGCGCCTGGTGCCCGCCGTCGATGGCGGGCGGGTGTTCGCCGCCGATCACGAGGGGCGCGTGGCTGCCTTCGAGGCCGCCAGCGGCAAGCCGGTCTGGGAAGTGAAGACCGGGATCCGCATCACGGGCGGTGTCGGTACCGGCGAGGGCCTGATCCTGGTCGGCGGCAGCGAGGCGGAGGTGGTGGCGCTGGACTGGCGCGACGGCAAGGAGGTCTGGCGCAGCCAGGCCAGCAGCGAGGTGTTGGGCGTGCCCGCGGCGGCGCGCGGCCTGGTGGTGGTGCAGTCGGTGGACGGCAACCTGACGGCGCTGGACGCGGCCACCGGCGCCCGGCGCTGGGTGTTCGACCGCTCGGTACCCGTGCTGTCGCTGCGCGGGACTTCGTCGCCATTGCTGATCGAGAGCTACGCCATCACGGGTCTGGCCAGCGGCAAGGCGGTGGCCGTGGAACTTGCACGTGGCCTGCCGATCTGGGAAACGGCGGTTGCCATACCGCGTGGCCGTTCCGAACTCGATCGCATGGTCGATATCGATGCCCCGCTGGCGCTGCGTGGCAGCCAGCTCTATGCGGTGACCTACCAGGGCCGGGTCGCGGCGCTGGACGGCCCCAGCGGGCGGCTGTTATGGGCGCGTGATATCTCGTCCGCCGCGGGCCTGGGCGTGGACGACCGCCAGGTCTATGTCTCCGACGACCAGGACCAGGTCTGGGCCTTCGATCGCCGCAGTGGCGCGGCCGTATGGAAACTGGACGACTTCCGCCGTCGCCAGCTCACCGCGCCGGCGGTGCTGGGCGACCATGTGGTGGTGGGCGATTACGAGGGCTATCTGCACGTCATCACCCGCGACGACGGGCGCATCGTCGGCCGTGCCCGTGTCGACAGCAAGGGCATCCTGGCACCGCCGCGGGTGGTCGATGACGTGCTCTATGTCTATGGCAACGGCGGGACCCTGGCGGCCTACGCCCTGAGATAG
- the der gene encoding ribosome biogenesis GTPase Der produces the protein MLPVIALVGRPNVGKSTLFNRLTRSRDALVADLPGLTRDRKYGEGRLGERPYLVVDTGGLSGDEEGIDALMAQQSWQAVEEADAIVFLVDARDGLTAADEEIAARLRRSHKPVFLAVNKVDGLDERVVDAEFHALGLGQPLRLSAAHGQGVRVLIDTMLEAVPATEAETEARREEDRRIRIAFIGRPNVGKSTLLNRIIGEERVVAYDQPGTTRDAIFVPFERDGQAYTLIDTAGVRRRARVHEAVEKFSVIKALQAMEVAHVTVLVLDARAGIGDQDATLAGLAAEAGRALVVAVNKWDGLSPEQRDRVRADIERKLPFLGFAELHFISALHGTGVGDLFDAVKRAYRSATVDLSTSELTRLLEQAVTEHQPPLVRGRRIKLRYAHQGGQNPPLIVIHGNQTERVPDAYRRYLVNFFRQRLKLVGTPVRVEFRSGENPYEGKRNRLTPRQMRKRKRLVRHVKRGR, from the coding sequence ATGCTTCCCGTGATCGCCCTGGTAGGGCGCCCCAATGTCGGCAAGTCCACGCTGTTCAACCGGCTCACCCGCAGCCGGGATGCGCTGGTGGCCGACCTGCCCGGACTGACCCGCGACCGCAAGTACGGCGAGGGCCGGCTGGGCGAGCGTCCCTATCTGGTGGTGGACACCGGCGGTCTCAGTGGTGACGAGGAAGGCATCGATGCGCTGATGGCGCAACAGTCGTGGCAGGCGGTGGAAGAGGCCGATGCCATCGTCTTCCTGGTCGACGCCCGCGACGGGCTCACCGCCGCCGACGAGGAGATCGCCGCGCGCCTGCGCCGAAGCCACAAGCCCGTGTTCCTGGCCGTCAACAAGGTCGACGGCCTCGACGAGCGGGTGGTGGATGCGGAATTTCACGCCCTCGGCCTTGGCCAGCCGCTCCGGCTCTCCGCCGCCCATGGCCAGGGTGTCCGCGTCCTGATCGACACCATGCTCGAGGCCGTGCCGGCCACCGAGGCCGAAACAGAGGCGCGGCGCGAGGAAGACCGGCGCATCCGCATCGCCTTCATCGGTCGCCCCAACGTCGGCAAGTCCACGCTGCTCAATCGCATCATCGGCGAGGAGCGGGTGGTGGCATACGACCAGCCGGGCACCACGCGCGATGCCATCTTCGTGCCCTTCGAGCGCGACGGGCAGGCCTACACCCTGATCGATACCGCCGGGGTGCGGCGCCGCGCGCGTGTCCACGAGGCAGTGGAGAAGTTCAGCGTCATCAAGGCGCTGCAGGCCATGGAGGTGGCGCATGTCACAGTGCTGGTGCTGGACGCGCGTGCCGGCATCGGCGACCAGGACGCCACGCTGGCCGGGCTCGCCGCGGAGGCCGGGCGGGCGCTGGTGGTGGCGGTGAACAAGTGGGATGGCCTGTCGCCCGAACAGCGTGACCGCGTGCGTGCCGACATCGAACGCAAGCTGCCCTTTCTCGGTTTTGCCGAGCTGCACTTCATTTCTGCACTGCACGGGACCGGCGTGGGCGATCTGTTCGATGCCGTGAAGCGCGCCTACCGTTCCGCGACCGTGGATCTTTCCACCTCGGAGCTGACCCGACTGCTGGAGCAGGCCGTGACCGAGCACCAGCCGCCGCTGGTACGGGGCCGGCGCATCAAGTTGCGCTATGCGCACCAGGGTGGCCAGAATCCGCCATTGATCGTGATTCACGGCAACCAGACCGAGCGGGTGCCCGATGCCTACCGCCGCTACCTGGTGAACTTCTTTCGCCAGCGCCTGAAACTGGTCGGTACGCCGGTGCGGGTCGAATTCCGCAGTGGCGAGAATCCCTACGAGGGCAAGCGCAACAGGCTCACGCCGCGGCAGATGCGCAAGCGCAAGCGGCTGGTCAGGCACGTCAAGCGCGGTCGCTGA
- a CDS encoding VOC family protein: protein MSAERPPFHLAFPVTDLVATRAFMVEVLGCGVGRESERWIDFDFHGHQVTAHLVDAAEDAPAINPVSGHAIPVRHFGLVLAWDAWRALVARLRAAGVPFAVEPHIRFPGEAGEQATLFVVEPGGGNAIEFKAFRDPRRLFARE from the coding sequence ATGTCAGCCGAAAGACCGCCGTTTCATCTCGCCTTCCCGGTCACGGATCTGGTCGCCACCCGTGCCTTCATGGTTGAAGTGCTGGGCTGTGGCGTGGGCCGGGAATCGGAGCGCTGGATCGACTTCGACTTTCACGGGCACCAGGTGACCGCGCACCTGGTCGATGCCGCCGAGGACGCGCCGGCGATCAACCCGGTGTCGGGCCATGCCATCCCGGTGCGTCACTTCGGCCTGGTGCTGGCCTGGGATGCCTGGCGGGCACTGGTCGCACGACTGCGCGCGGCGGGCGTGCCCTTCGCGGTGGAACCGCATATCCGTTTTCCGGGCGAAGCGGGCGAGCAGGCAACACTGTTCGTGGTCGAGCCGGGCGGCGGCAACGCTATCGAGTTCAAGGCGTTTCGGGATCCGCGGCGCCTGTTCGCACGGGAGTAG
- a CDS encoding class I SAM-dependent methyltransferase, with protein MDRRQHWEQVYQNKTPESVSWFQPDPVLSRQLIEATGVGTNDAIIDVGGGASRLVDCLLEAGYRDVSVLDIAPSALAHAQQRLGEAAEAVTWIEADITRFVPPKRYALWHDRAAFHFLTDAQDRERYREALFEGLAPEGHLIIAAFALDGPIRCSGLDIVRYDSKGLQSILGPTFRLRDSVQEIHCTPSGGEQKFGYHWFQRIS; from the coding sequence ATGGATCGAAGGCAGCACTGGGAGCAGGTCTACCAAAACAAGACGCCGGAATCGGTCTCCTGGTTCCAGCCCGATCCGGTGCTGTCGCGTCAGCTCATCGAGGCCACCGGTGTCGGAACGAATGACGCCATCATCGATGTCGGTGGCGGCGCTTCGCGACTGGTGGACTGCCTGCTGGAGGCGGGCTACCGGGATGTGAGTGTGCTCGACATTGCCCCGTCCGCGCTGGCCCACGCGCAGCAGCGACTCGGTGAGGCCGCCGAGGCCGTCACCTGGATCGAGGCCGACATCACCCGCTTCGTGCCGCCGAAGCGCTACGCATTGTGGCACGATCGCGCCGCGTTCCACTTTCTCACGGATGCGCAGGACCGCGAACGCTACCGGGAAGCCCTGTTCGAGGGGCTTGCGCCCGAAGGACACCTGATCATTGCGGCCTTTGCCCTCGACGGGCCGATACGCTGCAGCGGACTGGACATCGTGCGTTACGACAGCAAGGGTCTGCAGAGCATACTGGGTCCTACGTTTCGCTTGCGTGACAGTGTTCAAGAAATCCATTGCACGCCGAGCGGTGGTGAACAGAAATTCGGCTACCACTGGTTTCAGCGCATTTCCTGA
- a CDS encoding S8 family serine peptidase: MTRRAFLPSLVSLSILAALGAPPAVQADAPEKGYARLLITVKPGVHRGQLFTEMHKHGASEEAVIERLRMRLARVPEHRAQRILERLKRHHLIEHIEIDRSAQLAATIPDDPRYGDEWHLQKIGAASAWDASLGNGVVVAVLDTGVNDAHEDLVGKVLPGWNSADGSGDYSDIQGHGTLVAGVIAAASNNSRGVASLAWNAQILPVRVTNRSDGMAYVSDIARAITWAADQGADIANISYDVAGSPAVMDAAAYMRSKGGLVVVAAGNTGSDPGFSPSPDLLVVSATNSGDSLTSWSSYGNYVDLSAPGASILTTARGGGYKAVSGTSFASPMAAGLAALLRAINPAYTPAELEALLMNSAVDLGAAGTDPLYGAGRIDASGAVQLALAQAPGDSEPPVIQDMQPVSGAVVSGSAVTVLVDASDNEDVASVELLVNGSSYATDYQAPYEFSWDSTRVADGAVTLEARVSDAAGNVATVQRQVTVANAGADTVAPTVSLRSPVEGAELSGRVRLRARGFDDVAVVRMEAWIDGKLHCSKARTRLACAWKTQFTSPGLHDVTVVAYDAAGNRGETSVQVNVVATTASN, translated from the coding sequence ATGACCCGCAGAGCCTTCCTTCCTTCGCTCGTTTCGCTTTCCATCCTCGCCGCGCTTGGCGCGCCGCCTGCGGTGCAGGCCGATGCGCCCGAGAAGGGCTACGCCCGCCTGCTGATCACGGTCAAGCCCGGTGTACATCGAGGACAGTTGTTCACCGAGATGCACAAGCATGGTGCCAGCGAGGAGGCCGTGATCGAACGCCTGCGCATGCGGCTGGCCAGGGTCCCTGAACACCGTGCGCAACGCATCCTTGAACGCCTGAAGCGACATCACCTCATCGAACACATCGAGATCGACCGGTCGGCGCAGCTGGCGGCGACCATCCCCGACGATCCGCGCTACGGCGACGAGTGGCATCTGCAGAAGATCGGGGCGGCCTCGGCCTGGGATGCCTCGCTGGGCAATGGCGTGGTGGTGGCGGTGCTCGACACCGGCGTCAATGACGCCCACGAGGACCTGGTGGGCAAGGTGCTGCCGGGCTGGAACTCGGCCGACGGCAGCGGCGACTACAGTGACATCCAGGGACATGGTACCCTGGTTGCGGGGGTTATCGCCGCCGCCAGCAACAACAGCCGCGGCGTTGCGTCCCTGGCCTGGAATGCGCAGATCCTCCCCGTGCGCGTGACCAATCGCAGCGATGGCATGGCCTATGTCAGCGACATCGCCCGGGCCATCACCTGGGCCGCGGACCAGGGCGCGGACATCGCCAACATCAGCTACGACGTGGCCGGCAGCCCGGCAGTCATGGACGCGGCGGCCTACATGCGCAGCAAGGGCGGGCTGGTGGTGGTTGCCGCCGGCAACACGGGTTCCGATCCCGGTTTCTCGCCCAGCCCGGACCTGCTGGTGGTCTCGGCCACCAACAGCGGCGACAGCCTGACCAGCTGGTCCAGCTACGGCAATTACGTGGATCTGTCCGCGCCGGGCGCGAGCATCCTGACCACCGCGCGCGGTGGCGGTTACAAGGCCGTGTCCGGCACCTCCTTTGCCAGTCCCATGGCTGCCGGGCTGGCGGCGCTGCTGCGCGCCATCAATCCGGCCTATACGCCGGCCGAGCTGGAGGCGCTGCTGATGAATTCGGCAGTGGATCTCGGCGCTGCGGGCACCGACCCGCTCTACGGCGCCGGGCGCATCGATGCCTCGGGTGCCGTTCAGCTGGCCCTGGCGCAGGCGCCGGGTGACAGCGAGCCGCCCGTGATCCAGGACATGCAGCCGGTTTCGGGTGCGGTGGTCAGCGGCAGCGCCGTGACCGTTCTGGTGGACGCCAGCGACAACGAGGATGTCGCTTCAGTGGAACTGCTTGTCAACGGCAGCTCGTATGCCACCGATTACCAGGCACCCTATGAATTCAGCTGGGATTCGACCAGGGTCGCCGACGGTGCGGTGACCCTGGAGGCGCGGGTCAGCGATGCTGCCGGCAATGTCGCCACGGTGCAGCGTCAGGTCACGGTGGCCAACGCTGGTGCGGATACGGTCGCCCCCACGGTGAGCCTGCGCAGCCCGGTCGAGGGTGCCGAACTCAGCGGCCGGGTACGGCTGCGGGCACGCGGTTTCGATGATGTCGCCGTGGTGCGCATGGAGGCCTGGATCGACGGCAAACTGCACTGCAGCAAGGCACGTACCCGGCTGGCCTGCGCCTGGAAGACGCAGTTCACCAGTCCGGGGCTGCACGATGTGACGGTCGTCGCCTACGACGCCGCCGGCAATCGCGGTGAGACCAGCGTGCAGGTGAATGTGGTCGCGACTACCGCGAGCAACTGA